The genomic region GGACGGCTGCCTCTCCCCCGGCGGACACGCTCGCGCTCTTGGTCACGGCGGTGAAGACCTGGCGCCCGGCCGGATCGTACATGTCGAGCGAGACGCGAACCGGGGCCGAGGTCGTCGCGACGTTGCGGACCATGATGGTGGTGTCCAGCGTGCCGTCGCGGTACGCCGCGTCGAGATCGGCCCGGGCCTCGACGTCGCGGATGTAGGTCGGCGCCGCGCTCCAGAGGTACACCTCGCGGAAGATGCCGCTCAGCCGGAACATGTCCTGGTCTTCCAGAAACGACCCGTCGCTCCAGCGATAGACCTCGACGGCCAGCGCGTTCGCTCCCGGCGCGAGGAACGGCGTGACGTCGAACTCCGCCGGCGTCCGGCTGTCCTCGCTGTAGCCCACGCGCTGCCCGTTCACCCACGCGTAGAACGCCGAGTCGACGCCCGCGAAGTGGAGGTACACGCGACGGCCGCTCCAGCCTTCGGGCACGGTGAACGACACGCGGTACGAACCGACCGGATTGTCGGCGCGCGGCACGCGGGGATCCTTTCGATCGAACGCGAACGGATACGTCACGTTGGAGTAGATCGGAATGCCGAACCCCTGCAGTTCCCAGTTGCCGGGCACGCGAATCGTCTTCCACGCCGAATCGTCGAAACCCACGCGCTCGAACCCGACCGGGCGCGCGGCGGGCCGCGGCGCATAGTGGAACTTCCAGGTGCCGTTGAGCGACTGGACCCACGGCGAGGCCGCGGGTTCCCCCTGGCGGGCGAGTTGCGACGACGGGTAACGCGTGAGGGTGGCGTGCGGCCGCTCGGTGTTCACGTGAAGGACCGCCGGGTCGTCCCACTCCTCACGTGCCGCGGACGGCGCCTGGCCGGAAGCCGGGAATCCCGCGAGCAGACCGAGCACGATTCCCAGCCACGCGAACGTCATCATGGCAACCTCCTCGATAACCAGCCGTCGAATGAGAACGTCGACACGGCCAGGCCGCCGCCCAGCCTCGGCGCGCTGCGATAGTACTCGATCTGGAGCGGAAAAGAACGGGGCCCGCGGTCGAACCGACCGAGGGCCCCAAAGCCATGAGGAGCGCTGCGTGGTAATGCCACTTGAGCTGTGTGACTTGTACCACACCACCTGGAGTCGATCAAGATAATACTTAGGAATGGCGCGCGTCGCGTGCGAGAATGTGATCCGTTCAGGCGTTTTCGGCGCTCGGGCCGCCTTTCAGCGGGTACGTTAACGCGCGATAACTGGTATTACCTGTCATGCTCCCAGTGAGTCCTCGCTCTCGACTGCCGCTCCTGTCCGCGTTCGTCGTCGGGGTCGGCCTCGCCGCGCTCGTCGCACAGGCTCCTCCGCGACCGATCGCCTCCACCTGGGCGCGCGGCATCGAGGGCCAGCGCAGGGCCGACCTGGGAAACGGCGCGTATCTCAATCCGATCTTCGCCGGTGACCATCCCGACCCCACGATTCTCAAGGACGGCATCGACTACTACGTCACCTTCTCGTCGTTCGACGCCTACCCCGGCCTCGTCATCTGGCACTCGCGCGATCTCGTCAACTGGGAGCCGATTGGCCCCAGCCTGTTCAGGAACGTCGGCTCGGTGTGGGCACCGGATCTCGTCAAGCACAAGGGGCGCTACTACATCTATTTCCCGGGCCAGAAACGAACGGAAGGTGGCCAATCGTCGAACTACGTGATCTGGGCTGACGACATCCGAGGGCCATGGAGCGATCCCATCGACCTCAAGGTCGGTCGGATCGACCCCGGGCACGCCGTTGGACCCGACGGGCGCCGGTATCTCTTCCTGAGCGGCGGCTACAGGGTCACGCTGTCAGACGATGGCCTGGCGGCCACGAGCCCGCTGAAGAAGGTGTACGACGGCTGGCGATACCCCGAGGACTGGGTCGTCGAGGGCTTCGCCCAGGAAGGTCCGAAGATCCTGAGGCGCGGGGACTACTACTACATGGTCCTCGCCGAAGGCGGCACGGCCGGCCCGCCGACGAGCCACATGGTGGTGGCGGCGCGGTCGAAATCGATCGAAGGCCCCTGGGAGAACTCGCCATTCAACGCGATCGTGCGGACCAGGTCGGCCGATGAGCGCTGGTGGTCCAAGGGACACGCCACGCTCGTCGAAGGCCCCGACAGCCGGTGGTACCTCGTCTACCACGCCTACGAGAACGGATTCTACAACTTGGGACGCCAGACGCTGCTCGAACCGGTGGAATGGATGCCCGACGGCTGGTTCAGGGCTTCTGGAGCTGACGTGGCGGCTCCCATCGCCAAGCCGGCGGGTGCGGCTGTCCCACATGGCTTCGCCTTCTCCGACGACTTCACTCGAAACAAGATGGGCGTGCAGTGGAGCTTCTACAAGGGCACCGACACCGACCGTGACCGCTATCGATACGAGAACGGAAGCCTCGTGCTGAAGGCCAAGGGCGCCACGCCCGCCGACAGTTCGCCGCTCTGGTTCGTGTGCGGGGATCACGCCTATGAGGTGGAGGTCGAAATCGACATCGACGCGGGCGCGACGGCTGGTCTGATCCTGTTCTACAACAGCCGTCTGTACGCCGGCCTCGGGTTCTCGGATTCAAGCCTCGTCATGCACCGCTACGGCACCGAGCGTGTGAGCGCCAAGCCAGCGCCGCTCGGGCGTCACGCGTTCATCCGCCTGCGGAACGACAGGCACATCGTCACGATCCACACGAGCACCGATCGGAAGACCTGGCAGGAATTCGGGACGCGCATGGAAGTGTCGGGCTATCACCACAACGTCGCGTACGACTTCCTGAGTCTGCGCCCCGCCCTCTACGCGGCTGGCGCCGGCGAGGTGCGCTTTCGCAACTTTCGCTACCGGGCGCTCGAATAGCCACCGAGACACGTGGCACCCGGTGTCTTTCACGCGTCAAGGAAGTCCTCGCGAACCGGCGTGAAGATGTCGATCAACACCACCTCCTCGTCGAGCATCGTTGCGCCGTGCTCGACGTTGGACGGGAAGTGCAGGACGTCCCCCGGACCGGCGATGCGCTCCTCGCGCCCGATGTAGAAGCGGACGCGCCCCTGTTCCACCAGGGTCATCTGTTCGTGCGGATGCGTGTGGACCGGTGTGACCACGTGCGGGTCGAACCGCAGGCGGCAAATCATCAGGTTGTCGCCGACCATCATTCGACGCTCGGCACCGACAAGCGGCGACGCGACGGGAATGCTGGTCCAGGACGCGTGTTGATATCGCGGCGATTCGGTCTCGTTCATCGATTCACTCCTTCGTCCTCACGATCGCTACTCCCGGAATCGCACCACGTTGTTGCGGAGCGTCGTCTCGGGCGTCTTCCGCGGAGCCTCGATCGTCAGGCTGCCGCCCTTCCACGCCGAGCCGGCGGGCAGCGAGAGCGAGACGACCGCGGTCTTCGGCACGAGATCGACAGGCGCCCGCAGCACGGGCACGCTCGCGCTGGCGATGACGCGGCCGTCCCTGCCGCGGAGCACAAGCGTCGACGCGGGCGTGTCCACCGCCCCGAGGCTGTGGACAGTCACCTTCATCGTATGGCCCTCGACGCGCACGTCGGCGTCAGAGATTCCGAGATCCGGTCGCGACCAGTACGGCACGCCCTTCGTCACCAGGTTCAGCTCGATGATGGTCACCACCTTGGGCGGGAACACGATGTCGAGCCCGGACGACCGCTCGAACGCCACCGTCCGCGTCGTCTGCTCTCCGGCAATGGCCTCCCCGCTCTCCGCGCCCGTGCCCTGCGTCATCGACCAGATCCCGGGCTCGACGTCCCACCCTGTCATCCTCGCCTCGACGGGCGCCGAATCGAGATTGTAGGCGACGATGCGAAGGCGCGTGGGCGTGGGATCGC from Vicinamibacterales bacterium harbors:
- a CDS encoding family 43 glycosylhydrolase, whose product is MLPVSPRSRLPLLSAFVVGVGLAALVAQAPPRPIASTWARGIEGQRRADLGNGAYLNPIFAGDHPDPTILKDGIDYYVTFSSFDAYPGLVIWHSRDLVNWEPIGPSLFRNVGSVWAPDLVKHKGRYYIYFPGQKRTEGGQSSNYVIWADDIRGPWSDPIDLKVGRIDPGHAVGPDGRRYLFLSGGYRVTLSDDGLAATSPLKKVYDGWRYPEDWVVEGFAQEGPKILRRGDYYYMVLAEGGTAGPPTSHMVVAARSKSIEGPWENSPFNAIVRTRSADERWWSKGHATLVEGPDSRWYLVYHAYENGFYNLGRQTLLEPVEWMPDGWFRASGADVAAPIAKPAGAAVPHGFAFSDDFTRNKMGVQWSFYKGTDTDRDRYRYENGSLVLKAKGATPADSSPLWFVCGDHAYEVEVEIDIDAGATAGLILFYNSRLYAGLGFSDSSLVMHRYGTERVSAKPAPLGRHAFIRLRNDRHIVTIHTSTDRKTWQEFGTRMEVSGYHHNVAYDFLSLRPALYAAGAGEVRFRNFRYRALE
- a CDS encoding cupin domain-containing protein, which produces MNETESPRYQHASWTSIPVASPLVGAERRMMVGDNLMICRLRFDPHVVTPVHTHPHEQMTLVEQGRVRFYIGREERIAGPGDVLHFPSNVEHGATMLDEEVVLIDIFTPVREDFLDA